Part of the Mycolicibacterium mageritense genome is shown below.
TGGCGTGGTTCCTGGCCATGGAAGGCCCGGCCAACAAGGCGGTTCTCTACCAACTGCAAGAGACGGTTGATGTGGACAAGATCGCCGAAGAGATGGTCAGCTCGGCCACCCTGGACCGTGCCGTCGCCGTACCGGCGGTGCTGCAGAACAACAACCATCAGCAGGTGACGGTTTACGTCCGGCCCGCAGCGTGGGGAATGTGGACGTTCTATCAGCTCACCGAGGAGGAGCGGAAAGCACTGGCCTCGGCCACCAATCCACTCGTGGAGGCGCTGGCCCAAGCAGCCCGCCAGAAACAGGCGAAGAAGTAAGAAGAGGTAACCGGCACGGCCGTCAGGCTTCGCTCCTGGCCGCCGTCTTCGGTGGCCACCAGCGCGGTCGGGTCTGCCGAGCAGTGCGGGTCGGCTGACTACGACCCGCTTCTGCTCCCCCGGCTGGACTCGAACCAGCAACCCTTCGGTTAACAGCCGAATGCTCTGCCAATTGAGCTACAGGGGACTGCCTTGGCGCGGATCTCCTCCGCGGCCGAGCGTTGACTCTAGCGTACGGACCGCCGTGCCCGCCAATGCACTCCCGGACGGGCGAGTCGGACCGTCGGTGAGGCAGGATGGAGCCACACATTCGTTGGCTGGGAGGAACGCTTTGATCCGCTATGCCGCCGTGATCGCCGTCGGCTACGTGCTGGGCGCGAAGGCAGGTCGACGACGCTACGAACAGATCGCCAGCACCTACCGTGCGGTGACCGCCAACCCCGCGACCAAGGCGGTGCTCGACGCCGGTCGCCGCAAGATCGCCAAGCGGGTGTCACCGGACCCGCACTTCACGACGTTGACACCCATAGACGCAGAAACGTCGGTGTACTCCACGCAGGAGCGCACCGACGCTTCGAAGAAACGCGACTGGGGCGTCGGCTAGCCGATGCCCTGATTGATGGTCGTGCCCGGCAGCAGCGGCCCGGTGTACACACCGCCGCCCGACGGCCCGTAGCCGAACGCCGGGGTTCCGATGTTGGTAGGCGCGCCGTTGGAGTACGACAGGCACTTGCCGTCCTCCTTGTTGCCGAACCACGCCAGGCAGGCCGGGCCGGCGTTGACCTCGGTACCAGCCTGCGGAGCCGTGGCCGCGAAGATGGCCGGGGCCGCTGCGGCCGTCACCGCAAAAGCGCCAATCGCGGCGAATCGCCGCATCCGGGTGCTGATCAATGTCACCGGCTTGCCTCTTTCATATCTGTCCGTGGGTCCGACCGCGGCTCCACCATATCGTGATGTGAGCTGCTACGCAGTGAGGTCGTCGCCGCTGGCCTGCTCCAGCAGACTGCGGCGATACGACTCCATGGCCACCAGGTCGCCGAACAACGCGTGATATTCGTCGCTGTTTTCCACCGGCGACATGCGCTGCAGCTTGGATTTGACCTCGGCGATCTGCCGGCCGACCCACACCTCCTGCAGGCGGGCCAGCACGCTGGCGATGTAGCGCGGCAGGTGCTCGTCGTTCTCGACGTTGATGGCCTCGACCCCGAGCTCGTTGACCAGGCTGGCCGCCGCGGGTGAGGACGTCTGGGCGCGGACGGCCTCGATCCACTCCGCGCCGGAGATCCCCGCGGCAGTGCCCCCCGCCGCTTCCATCGCGGCGCGCACCGCTGCGTAGCCGGGGTGGGTGAAGCTGTCCACGGTCAGCGTGTCGAACACCGGCCCCGCGAACGCCGGGTACTGCAGACCGGCTTTGAGCGCCTCACGCTGCGGCCACAGCGTGGGATCGGCCGGGTTGGGGCGTTGCACCGGAGGGGCCTTGGGGCGCGCCTGCGGCTCGGCGGGCGCGCGTCGCCCGTCACGGCGACCGCCGCCCTTGGTGGCTTCCTCACGGACCCGGTTGATCACCTGCCCGACGTCATCCCAGCCCACCCAGCCGGCGAGCTGCCGGGCGTATTCGTCGCGCAGTGTCGGATCCTTGATCCGGGCCAGCATCGGCACGCACCGGCGCAGCGCGGACACTCGCCCCTCGGCGTTGTCCAGGTCGTGTTCGGCCAGGGCGCTGCGAATCACGAACTCGAACAACGGGGTTCGCCGCGCCACCAGGTCACGCAGTGCACTGTCGCCGGAACGCAGCCGCAGATCACAAGGATCCATACCGTCGGCCGCCACCGCCACGAAGGACTGCCCCGCGAGGTTCTGCTCGCCCTCGAAGGCCTTGACCGCGGCAGCCCGGCCCGCGGCGTCGCCGTCGAACACGTAGATCAGTTCACCGCGAAAGAAGTTGTCGTCCATCATGAGTCGGCGCAGCATCGACAGGTGCTGCTCACCGAATGCGGTGCCGCACGACGCCACCGCGGTGGTCACGCCGGCCAGGTGCATGGCCATGACGTCGGTGTACCCCTCCACCACGACGGCCTGATGCCCCTTGGCGATGTCACGTTTGGCCCGGTCCAGGCCGAACAGCACCTGCGACTTCTTGTACAGCACGGTTTCGGGTGTGTTGACGTATTTGGCCTGGTTCTGGTCGTCGTCGAACAGGCGGCGGGCGCCGAAGCCGATGGTCTCCCCCGACGACACCCGGATGGGCCACAGCAGCCGGCGGTGGAACCGGTCCATCGGGCCGCGTTTGCCTTCGCGGCTCAACCCGGCCGCTTCCAACTCCTTGAACTCAAAACCCTTGCGCAGCAGGTGCTTTGTCAGCTTGTCCCAGCCCGACGGCGCGAATCCGCAGCCGAACTGGGCGGCCGCGGCCGCGTCGAAGTTGCGCTCGGTGAGGTATTTGCGCGCTTCCGCGGCCTCGTCGGACTTCAGCTCCTCGGCGTAGAACTCCTGGGCCGCGGCGTTGGCGGCCAGCAACCGGCTGCGGCTGCCGCGGTCGCGCTGCACGTTCGTGGTCGACGCGCCGGTGTAGGTGACGGTGTAGCCGATCCGGTCCGCGAGCAGCTCGACGGCCTCGACGAAGTTGACGTGCTCGATCTTCTGG
Proteins encoded:
- a CDS encoding DUF7155 family protein yields the protein MRRFAAIGAFAVTAAAAPAIFAATAPQAGTEVNAGPACLAWFGNKEDGKCLSYSNGAPTNIGTPAFGYGPSGGGVYTGPLLPGTTINQGIG
- the dnaG gene encoding DNA primase — its product is MAGRIPDRDIAAIREKIRIEDVVGDYVQLRRAGADSLKGLCPFHDEKSPSFHVRPNHGHFHCFGCGEGGDVYAFVQKIEHVNFVEAVELLADRIGYTVTYTGASTTNVQRDRGSRSRLLAANAAAQEFYAEELKSDEAAEARKYLTERNFDAAAAAQFGCGFAPSGWDKLTKHLLRKGFEFKELEAAGLSREGKRGPMDRFHRRLLWPIRVSSGETIGFGARRLFDDDQNQAKYVNTPETVLYKKSQVLFGLDRAKRDIAKGHQAVVVEGYTDVMAMHLAGVTTAVASCGTAFGEQHLSMLRRLMMDDNFFRGELIYVFDGDAAGRAAAVKAFEGEQNLAGQSFVAVAADGMDPCDLRLRSGDSALRDLVARRTPLFEFVIRSALAEHDLDNAEGRVSALRRCVPMLARIKDPTLRDEYARQLAGWVGWDDVGQVINRVREEATKGGGRRDGRRAPAEPQARPKAPPVQRPNPADPTLWPQREALKAGLQYPAFAGPVFDTLTVDSFTHPGYAAVRAAMEAAGGTAAGISGAEWIEAVRAQTSSPAAASLVNELGVEAINVENDEHLPRYIASVLARLQEVWVGRQIAEVKSKLQRMSPVENSDEYHALFGDLVAMESYRRSLLEQASGDDLTA